Genomic window (Magnolia sinica isolate HGM2019 chromosome 10, MsV1, whole genome shotgun sequence):
GAGGATCATGGATCTCGTCCACCATCCAGGGCGAGAGCATCAGAGCCCAGATATATGTTCGAGCGTCGTTCGAAGAAGAAAGCCGGACTCGCCGCAGCTGATGCTCTCACACGCAActtgtcatctatggacataagTTCAGATCAGGGGAGCTCCACCTCTGTCCCACCTTATGCTCATGGGGGATATCACGGGTATGGCCATGACGGCTCTGACATTCAGTCACGCTCTTCTACCCATGGGTACAGGCAGCCGGAagatagttcttcgagtcatGACCCTTTGACAGGAGGATATTCGGGGTACTTGTATGACTGGCAGCAATACTATCAAGGAGTCGGGGTTGGACTTGATCTATTCCCTCAGTACCCTGCTCAGGAAATGTCGTCGATGTATGTCACACAATTCTCACGTCTAGGCGTACTCGTacagtttggggaggatgactatcagaggtacataagagagttccttAATTGGTACGAGCAAAGGATGACCTGAGAATAGTACTGCCAATATGTTGGGCAgcagtactactctcaactgccacgggatttgaacaatgattacgagccacctcgtcactctatgtggggatgaaacatggccagaaatgtgtatttttttcaattcatttacttttgcatgtcttaatagttgtaagcttgcatttgtattatataaactaattttggttactatttgagtgatttcttacaacaacgcatactttttggcccccattaaatggaaacttctaatttaatgcattctttttacaaaattttcattcctgaatatgtaaatatgtgtatttaggcatgtcttgaagtttcactgaaaaattccacaattttccctatatttccccctttttccctgcatttccggttatcggcgatattattggtgataacgatattatatctttatctccggccaacgaaacttgtagcgataccgacaactagAACACTGGTCTTGattgacatcccccctcaaattgatgttggTCGATCAAGTAGCATCAATTTGCCCACAAGGAACTGATGGCGCTGTCGTGTCATGGCCTGGTAAACACGTCAGCTATTTGAAGGTTAGTGGAaacatgaggaagagaaatgatacGAGTGTCTACGGCTTCCTGAATAGAATGACAGTCCACCTGAATGTGCTTCGTTCGTTCACGGAAAACAGGATTAACAGTAATCTAAATGGCACTAGTATTATCAGCATGGAGAGGTGTAGGATCAGACTGGGAAAAACCAAGCTCAGCCAAAACTCACGAAACCAGACAATCTCAGAACAAGCAGCAGACATGGCA
Coding sequences:
- the LOC131258356 gene encoding uncharacterized protein LOC131258356, giving the protein MSDDDDETQPPLDTGPGDDDDDDDNSDEGGEGGTDTSIGGTSGGGGGSGGGYTTAQSQRSVGQFTKEQSFDHATQDEDHGSRPPSRARASEPRYMFERRSKKKAGLAAADALTRNLSSMDISSDQGSSTSVPPYAHGGYHGYGHDGSDIQSRSSTHGYRQPEDSSSSHDPLTGGYSGYLYDWQQYYQGVGVGLDLFPQYPAQEMSSMYVTQFSRLGVLVQFGEDDYQRYIREFLNWYEQRMT